The genome window GCATGGCCGCGCGCAACTACGGCCTGCACGGCCTGCGCTACGTGGTCGCGATCCTGGTCCCGGCCGCGCTGCCGGCGATCCTGTCCGGCCTGAAGATCGCCTGGGCCTTCGCCTGGCGCACGCTGATCGCCGCCGAACTGGTGTTCGGCGCCACCTCCGGCCAGGGCGGCCTGGGCTGGTACATCTTCCAGAATCGCAACGAGCTCTACACCGACCGCGTCTTCGCCGGGCTGGCGATGGTGATCCTGCTCGGCCTGCTGGTGGAAGGCGCCGGCTTCCGCGTCCTGGAACGGCTCACCGTGCGTCGCTGGGGCATGCAGCGCTGAGCGGCGCGGGCCGCCTCCGCCACCGGCCGGCGCCGGCCACTCCCCCCGCGCATCGACGAACGCCCAAAAGGGAAGGCGCCATCCCGGCCGCCTTCCCACCCTGGCGGTGTCGCGACGGCGGCGCTGCGCTCAGCGCGCGGCCGCGGCCGGCTCCACCCACTGCGCGAACACCGCATCGAGTTGCGCATCGCCGACCGGCTTGCCGGCCTGCACCGCCTCGGCCTGTTCGAACAGCGGCACGATCATCGCCATGCCATCGACCTTGGTCTTCAGGTGCACGCCCGGCGGCGTGCCGAGGAACCGGTCCCAGCGCGCGCGCACCTTCGCCCAATAGCCCTGGGTGGCCTTCCAGTAGGCATAGGCCGGCGCAAAATCGACCTGTTGGGTCTTGACGTAGTCGTTGAAGCCGAACTCGCGGGCGATGGCCTGCTGGCTGCCGTCGGGCTTGCGCAGCACCTTGGTGTTGAACTGTTCGTGGGTCCAGCCGGCCGGGGTCAGCGTGTGCCGGTTGATCGCCGCCAGCGCGTTGTAGTCGCTGCGCTTGGTGTACTCGCGGCGCGGCAACGGCCGCCAGGTCAGGTCGCTGGTCCAGGTCGGATGGCCGTCGGCGTAGTCCCAGCGCCCGGTGCCGCAATAGCGCGGCGCGTCGCTGACCTCGTACACGCACTGGGTCCAGGCGCCGCGGGTGGCCGCCGCATCGAGCGGGCGCACCTGCCAGGTCTGGTCGGCACTGAACTCGAAGCGCTGCGGCGCCTCGTAGACCCAGTCCTGGCGCCAGTGCTTGGTCACGTGGCCGCTCTTGGGCTCCACCAGCAGATGCTGCAGCACCACCTTGCGCGGGCTGTCCTCGACCACGATCACCACTTCGTCGCCGCCGCTGCGCAGCGGTGCGGCACGCGCGTAGCCGGGTTGCAGCAGCACGGTCTCGTCGAAGGCGAACGTCACCGTGTACTCGCCCTGCATCGCCAGGATGCTGGCGCGGTCGCGCGCCGGATCGGCGTTCTCGGCGTGGGCGGGAAGATTGCCGGCAAGCAGCAGGGCAAACAACAGCGGAGGGGCTTTCATCATCGAAAAGGGTGTAGTTGTTGTTGATGGGAAACGGGGAACCACGATCGGCCACTCACAGCCGCAGCAGCGGCCACGGCCGGTCGGGATCGGGGCGCGGCGCAGGGCGCCCGGCGCGGGCGCAGCAGCA of Xanthomonas sacchari contains these proteins:
- a CDS encoding DUF6607 family protein translates to MMKAPPLLFALLLAGNLPAHAENADPARDRASILAMQGEYTVTFAFDETVLLQPGYARAAPLRSGGDEVVIVVEDSPRKVVLQHLLVEPKSGHVTKHWRQDWVYEAPQRFEFSADQTWQVRPLDAAATRGAWTQCVYEVSDAPRYCGTGRWDYADGHPTWTSDLTWRPLPRREYTKRSDYNALAAINRHTLTPAGWTHEQFNTKVLRKPDGSQQAIAREFGFNDYVKTQQVDFAPAYAYWKATQGYWAKVRARWDRFLGTPPGVHLKTKVDGMAMIVPLFEQAEAVQAGKPVGDAQLDAVFAQWVEPAAAAR